Proteins from a genomic interval of Rosa chinensis cultivar Old Blush chromosome 2, RchiOBHm-V2, whole genome shotgun sequence:
- the LOC112188417 gene encoding serine/threonine-protein kinase BLUS1 isoform X5: protein MEKKKYPIGPEHYTLYEEVGQGVSASVHRAVCKPFNEVVAIKILDFERDNCDLNNISREAQTMILVDHPNVLKSHCSFVSDHNLWVVMPFMAGGSCLHILKAAYPDGFEEVVIATILREILKGLEYLHHHGHIHRDVKAGNILIDSRGAIKLGDFGVSACLFDNGDRQRMRNTFVGTPCWMAPEVMEQLHGYDFKADIWSFGITALELAHGHAPFSKYPPMKVLLMTLQNAPPGLDYERDRKFSKSFKQMIASCLVKDPSKRPSAKKLLKHSFFKQARSNDYIARTLLEGLPALGDRIKELKRKEEYMLAQKKMPDGQKEELSQNEYKRGISGWNFNLEDMKAQASLIQDVDEPTPDSSQMGSSNSLSTLDTQQKQSQCQNLYPVADTEDNDVIPNQQASLAFVNTTFYDARVRNDKSDDDSSIASSGHELHMSRNSSPHSLESNLSEKPNVDNIGRMMDPMAGNTHHRRQFSTGSFILSEVNDTVTKGESEKLQNQPQSHSDGIAAVPQLADDMLSEVPLKASKSPANTDELDEKAKAPVVQQKGRFKVTSENVELEKVVSVVPIPLLQKSHSLQLQANERETELVNEISELHKRLMIAQDELQKLKLDPA from the exons atggagaagaagaaatatCCGATAGGACCCGAGCACTACACGCTCTACGAGGAGGTCGGCCAAGGTGTAAGCGCCTCCGTACACCGTGCTGTATGTAAGCCCTTCAATGAGGTTGTTGCCATCAAAATCCTCGACTTCGAAAGAGATAATTGTGATCTG AATAATATATCACGTGAAGCGCAAACAATGATCTTAGTTGATCATCCTAATGTCCTCAAATCGCATTGTTCCTTTGTTAGTGATCATAATTTGTGGGTTGTCATGCCATTCATGGCCGGGGGTTCTTGTCTTCACATTTTGAAAGCTGCATACCCTGATGGTTTTGAGGAAGTAGTTATAGCCACTATATTACGCGAGATTTTGAAGGGTTTAGAGTATCTGCATCATCATGGCCACATTCATCGAGATGTCAAA GCTGGGAATATTTTGATTGATTCACGCGGTGCAATCAAACTTGGAGACTTTGGCGTCTCTGCTTGCCTTTTTGATAACGGTGATAGGCAACGGATGCGGAATACATTTGTGGGAACACCTTGTTG GATGGCACCAGAGGTTATGGAGCAACTACATGGttatgatttcaa GGCTGACATCTGGTCTTTTGGTATAACTGCATTGGAGCTTGCCCATGGTCATGCTCCTTTCTCAAAGTATCCTCCAATGAAG GTACTGCTTATGACCTTGCAAAATGCACCGCCTGGTCTTGATTATGAAAGGGATAGGAAATTCTCCAAG TCTTTTAAGCAAATGATTGCTAGTTGCTTGGTAAAGGATCCTTCAAAACGACCTTCTGCCAAGAAGTTGCTGAAGCATTCTTTCTTCAAGCAAGCTCGGTCAAATGATTATATTGCACGAACACTTCTAGAGGGGCTGCCCGCTCTTGGTGATCGCATTAAGGAATTAAAG AGAAAGGAAGAATATATGCTTGCCCAAAAGAAAATGCCAGATGGTCAAAAGGAGGAACTTTCGCAG AATGAATACAAAAGAGGAATTAGTGGTTGGAACTTCAATCTTGAGGATATGAAGGCTCAAGCTTCTCTG ATCCAGGATGTTGATGAGCCTACTCCTGATAGTAGTCAGATGGGGAGTTCTAACTCTCTGAGTACTCTTGATACGCAACAAAAGCAATCACAATGTCAAAACTTATACCCAGTTGCAGATACG GAAGATAATGATGTGATTCCGAACCAACAAGCTTCTCTTGCATTTGTTAACACCACTTTTTACGATGCCAG AGTTAGAAATGACAAATCGGATGATGACTCTAGCATAGCCAGTTCTGGCCATGAACTACATATGTCAAGGAATTCTTCACCTCATAGCCTTGAAAGCAATTTGAGTGAAAAGCCTAATGTAGATAACATTGGAAGAATGATGGATCCTATGGCTGGGAATACTCATCATAGAAGGCAATTCTCAACAGGCAGTTTTATTTTGTCAGAAGTCAATGATACAGTTACAAAAGGAGAgag TGAGAAACTGCAAAACCAGCCTCAAAGTCATTCAGATGGCATTGCAGCAGTTCCACAACTAGCAGATGATATGCTTTCAGAGGTTCCTCTTAAAGCATCTAAATCACCAG CAAATACTGATGAACTAGATGAGAAAGCAAAGGCACCAGTTGTTCAGCAGAAAGGACGCTTCAAAGTCACATCCGAGAATGTTGAACTGGAAAAGGTTGTTTCA GTCGTTCCTATTCCTTTATTGCAAAAGAGTCACAGCTTGCAG CTTCAAGCTAATGAAAGGGAGACGGAGTTAGTTAATGAAATATCTGAGTTGCATAAGAG GCTCATGATTGCCCAAGACGAGctacaaaaattaaaattagatcCGGCTTAA
- the LOC112188417 gene encoding serine/threonine-protein kinase BLUS1 isoform X3: MEKKKYPIGPEHYTLYEEVGQGVSASVHRAVCKPFNEVVAIKILDFERDNCDLNNISREAQTMILVDHPNVLKSHCSFVSDHNLWVVMPFMAGGSCLHILKAAYPDGFEEVVIATILREILKGLEYLHHHGHIHRDVKAGNILIDSRGAIKLGDFGVSACLFDNGDRQRMRNTFVGTPCWMAPEVMEQLHGYDFKADIWSFGITALELAHGHAPFSKYPPMKVLLMTLQNAPPGLDYERDRKFSKSFKQMIASCLVKDPSKRPSAKKLLKHSFFKQARSNDYIARTLLEGLPALGDRIKELKRKEEYMLAQKKMPDGQKEELSQNEYKRGISGWNFNLEDMKAQASLIQDVDEPTPDSSQMGSSNSLSTLDTQQKQSQCQNLYPVADTEDNDVIPNQQASLAFVNTTFYDARVRNDKSDDDSSIASSGHELHMSRNSSPHSLESNLSEKPNVDNIGRMMDPMAGNTHHRRQFSTGSFILSEVNDTVTKGESEKLQNQPQSHSDGIAAVPQLADDMLSEVPLKASKSPANTDELDEKAKAPVVQQKGRFKVTSENVELEKVVSVVPIPLLQKSHSLQVISMNPANSLQSALPSPLPPSPLTSPSDVISPALSGYSLFPLLNSILQTNIIQRENILTLMKQIAPGDFTANRSADGGSTQATNGIEKPLLQANERETELVNEISELHKRLMIAQDELQKLKLDPA; the protein is encoded by the exons atggagaagaagaaatatCCGATAGGACCCGAGCACTACACGCTCTACGAGGAGGTCGGCCAAGGTGTAAGCGCCTCCGTACACCGTGCTGTATGTAAGCCCTTCAATGAGGTTGTTGCCATCAAAATCCTCGACTTCGAAAGAGATAATTGTGATCTG AATAATATATCACGTGAAGCGCAAACAATGATCTTAGTTGATCATCCTAATGTCCTCAAATCGCATTGTTCCTTTGTTAGTGATCATAATTTGTGGGTTGTCATGCCATTCATGGCCGGGGGTTCTTGTCTTCACATTTTGAAAGCTGCATACCCTGATGGTTTTGAGGAAGTAGTTATAGCCACTATATTACGCGAGATTTTGAAGGGTTTAGAGTATCTGCATCATCATGGCCACATTCATCGAGATGTCAAA GCTGGGAATATTTTGATTGATTCACGCGGTGCAATCAAACTTGGAGACTTTGGCGTCTCTGCTTGCCTTTTTGATAACGGTGATAGGCAACGGATGCGGAATACATTTGTGGGAACACCTTGTTG GATGGCACCAGAGGTTATGGAGCAACTACATGGttatgatttcaa GGCTGACATCTGGTCTTTTGGTATAACTGCATTGGAGCTTGCCCATGGTCATGCTCCTTTCTCAAAGTATCCTCCAATGAAG GTACTGCTTATGACCTTGCAAAATGCACCGCCTGGTCTTGATTATGAAAGGGATAGGAAATTCTCCAAG TCTTTTAAGCAAATGATTGCTAGTTGCTTGGTAAAGGATCCTTCAAAACGACCTTCTGCCAAGAAGTTGCTGAAGCATTCTTTCTTCAAGCAAGCTCGGTCAAATGATTATATTGCACGAACACTTCTAGAGGGGCTGCCCGCTCTTGGTGATCGCATTAAGGAATTAAAG AGAAAGGAAGAATATATGCTTGCCCAAAAGAAAATGCCAGATGGTCAAAAGGAGGAACTTTCGCAG AATGAATACAAAAGAGGAATTAGTGGTTGGAACTTCAATCTTGAGGATATGAAGGCTCAAGCTTCTCTG ATCCAGGATGTTGATGAGCCTACTCCTGATAGTAGTCAGATGGGGAGTTCTAACTCTCTGAGTACTCTTGATACGCAACAAAAGCAATCACAATGTCAAAACTTATACCCAGTTGCAGATACG GAAGATAATGATGTGATTCCGAACCAACAAGCTTCTCTTGCATTTGTTAACACCACTTTTTACGATGCCAG AGTTAGAAATGACAAATCGGATGATGACTCTAGCATAGCCAGTTCTGGCCATGAACTACATATGTCAAGGAATTCTTCACCTCATAGCCTTGAAAGCAATTTGAGTGAAAAGCCTAATGTAGATAACATTGGAAGAATGATGGATCCTATGGCTGGGAATACTCATCATAGAAGGCAATTCTCAACAGGCAGTTTTATTTTGTCAGAAGTCAATGATACAGTTACAAAAGGAGAgag TGAGAAACTGCAAAACCAGCCTCAAAGTCATTCAGATGGCATTGCAGCAGTTCCACAACTAGCAGATGATATGCTTTCAGAGGTTCCTCTTAAAGCATCTAAATCACCAG CAAATACTGATGAACTAGATGAGAAAGCAAAGGCACCAGTTGTTCAGCAGAAAGGACGCTTCAAAGTCACATCCGAGAATGTTGAACTGGAAAAGGTTGTTTCA GTCGTTCCTATTCCTTTATTGCAAAAGAGTCACAGCTTGCAG GTGATTAGCATGAATCCCGCAAATTCTCTGCAATCAGCTCTTCCATCACCCTTACCACCATCACCACTAACATCACCTTCTGATGTCATCTCACCAGCTCTTTCGGGCTATTCTCTTTTCCCTCTGTTAAACTCTATTTTGCAGACAAATATTATACAAAGG GAGAATATTCTTACTTTAATGAAGCAAATTGCTCCTGGAGATTTCACAG CCAACCGTTCAGCGGATGGAGGATCCACCCAGGCTACTAATGGGATAGAGAAACCTTTG CTTCAAGCTAATGAAAGGGAGACGGAGTTAGTTAATGAAATATCTGAGTTGCATAAGAG GCTCATGATTGCCCAAGACGAGctacaaaaattaaaattagatcCGGCTTAA
- the LOC112188417 gene encoding serine/threonine-protein kinase BLUS1 isoform X6 — protein MEKKKYPIGPEHYTLYEEVGQGVSASVHRAVCKPFNEVVAIKILDFERDNCDLNNISREAQTMILVDHPNVLKSHCSFVSDHNLWVVMPFMAGGSCLHILKAAYPDGFEEVVIATILREILKGLEYLHHHGHIHRDVKAGNILIDSRGAIKLGDFGVSACLFDNGDRQRMRNTFVGTPCWMAPEVMEQLHGYDFKADIWSFGITALELAHGHAPFSKYPPMKVLLMTLQNAPPGLDYERDRKFSKSFKQMIASCLVKDPSKRPSAKKLLKHSFFKQARSNDYIARTLLEGLPALGDRIKELKRKEEYMLAQKKMPDGQKEELSQNEYKRGISGWNFNLEDMKAQASLIQDVDEPTPDSSQMGSSNSLSTLDTQQKQSQCQNLYPVADTEDNDVIPNQQASLAFVNTTFYDARVRNDKSDDDSSIASSGHELHMSRNSSPHSLESNLSEKPNVDNIGRMMDPMAGNTHHRRQFSTGSFILSEVNDTVTKGESEKLQNQPQSHSDGIAAVPQLADDMLSEVPLKASKSPANTDELDEKAKAPVVQQKGRFKVTSENVELEKVVPIPLLQKSHSLQLQANERETELVNEISELHKRLMIAQDELQKLKLDPA, from the exons atggagaagaagaaatatCCGATAGGACCCGAGCACTACACGCTCTACGAGGAGGTCGGCCAAGGTGTAAGCGCCTCCGTACACCGTGCTGTATGTAAGCCCTTCAATGAGGTTGTTGCCATCAAAATCCTCGACTTCGAAAGAGATAATTGTGATCTG AATAATATATCACGTGAAGCGCAAACAATGATCTTAGTTGATCATCCTAATGTCCTCAAATCGCATTGTTCCTTTGTTAGTGATCATAATTTGTGGGTTGTCATGCCATTCATGGCCGGGGGTTCTTGTCTTCACATTTTGAAAGCTGCATACCCTGATGGTTTTGAGGAAGTAGTTATAGCCACTATATTACGCGAGATTTTGAAGGGTTTAGAGTATCTGCATCATCATGGCCACATTCATCGAGATGTCAAA GCTGGGAATATTTTGATTGATTCACGCGGTGCAATCAAACTTGGAGACTTTGGCGTCTCTGCTTGCCTTTTTGATAACGGTGATAGGCAACGGATGCGGAATACATTTGTGGGAACACCTTGTTG GATGGCACCAGAGGTTATGGAGCAACTACATGGttatgatttcaa GGCTGACATCTGGTCTTTTGGTATAACTGCATTGGAGCTTGCCCATGGTCATGCTCCTTTCTCAAAGTATCCTCCAATGAAG GTACTGCTTATGACCTTGCAAAATGCACCGCCTGGTCTTGATTATGAAAGGGATAGGAAATTCTCCAAG TCTTTTAAGCAAATGATTGCTAGTTGCTTGGTAAAGGATCCTTCAAAACGACCTTCTGCCAAGAAGTTGCTGAAGCATTCTTTCTTCAAGCAAGCTCGGTCAAATGATTATATTGCACGAACACTTCTAGAGGGGCTGCCCGCTCTTGGTGATCGCATTAAGGAATTAAAG AGAAAGGAAGAATATATGCTTGCCCAAAAGAAAATGCCAGATGGTCAAAAGGAGGAACTTTCGCAG AATGAATACAAAAGAGGAATTAGTGGTTGGAACTTCAATCTTGAGGATATGAAGGCTCAAGCTTCTCTG ATCCAGGATGTTGATGAGCCTACTCCTGATAGTAGTCAGATGGGGAGTTCTAACTCTCTGAGTACTCTTGATACGCAACAAAAGCAATCACAATGTCAAAACTTATACCCAGTTGCAGATACG GAAGATAATGATGTGATTCCGAACCAACAAGCTTCTCTTGCATTTGTTAACACCACTTTTTACGATGCCAG AGTTAGAAATGACAAATCGGATGATGACTCTAGCATAGCCAGTTCTGGCCATGAACTACATATGTCAAGGAATTCTTCACCTCATAGCCTTGAAAGCAATTTGAGTGAAAAGCCTAATGTAGATAACATTGGAAGAATGATGGATCCTATGGCTGGGAATACTCATCATAGAAGGCAATTCTCAACAGGCAGTTTTATTTTGTCAGAAGTCAATGATACAGTTACAAAAGGAGAgag TGAGAAACTGCAAAACCAGCCTCAAAGTCATTCAGATGGCATTGCAGCAGTTCCACAACTAGCAGATGATATGCTTTCAGAGGTTCCTCTTAAAGCATCTAAATCACCAG CAAATACTGATGAACTAGATGAGAAAGCAAAGGCACCAGTTGTTCAGCAGAAAGGACGCTTCAAAGTCACATCCGAGAATGTTGAACTGGAAAAG GTCGTTCCTATTCCTTTATTGCAAAAGAGTCACAGCTTGCAG CTTCAAGCTAATGAAAGGGAGACGGAGTTAGTTAATGAAATATCTGAGTTGCATAAGAG GCTCATGATTGCCCAAGACGAGctacaaaaattaaaattagatcCGGCTTAA
- the LOC112188417 gene encoding serine/threonine-protein kinase BLUS1 isoform X4, which produces MEKKKYPIGPEHYTLYEEVGQGVSASVHRAVCKPFNEVVAIKILDFERDNCDLNNISREAQTMILVDHPNVLKSHCSFVSDHNLWVVMPFMAGGSCLHILKAAYPDGFEEVVIATILREILKGLEYLHHHGHIHRDVKAGNILIDSRGAIKLGDFGVSACLFDNGDRQRMRNTFVGTPCWMAPEVMEQLHGYDFKADIWSFGITALELAHGHAPFSKYPPMKVLLMTLQNAPPGLDYERDRKFSKSFKQMIASCLVKDPSKRPSAKKLLKHSFFKQARSNDYIARTLLEGLPALGDRIKELKRKEEYMLAQKKMPDGQKEELSQNEYKRGISGWNFNLEDMKAQASLIQDVDEPTPDSSQMGSSNSLSTLDTQQKQSQCQNLYPVADTEDNDVIPNQQASLAFVNTTFYDARVRNDKSDDDSSIASSGHELHMSRNSSPHSLESNLSEKPNVDNIGRMMDPMAGNTHHRRQFSTGSFILSEVNDTVTKGESEKLQNQPQSHSDGIAAVPQLADDMLSEVPLKASKSPANTDELDEKAKAPVVQQKGRFKVTSENVELEKVVPIPLLQKSHSLQVISMNPANSLQSALPSPLPPSPLTSPSDVISPALSGYSLFPLLNSILQTNIIQRENILTLMKQIAPGDFTANRSADGGSTQATNGIEKPLLQANERETELVNEISELHKRLMIAQDELQKLKLDPA; this is translated from the exons atggagaagaagaaatatCCGATAGGACCCGAGCACTACACGCTCTACGAGGAGGTCGGCCAAGGTGTAAGCGCCTCCGTACACCGTGCTGTATGTAAGCCCTTCAATGAGGTTGTTGCCATCAAAATCCTCGACTTCGAAAGAGATAATTGTGATCTG AATAATATATCACGTGAAGCGCAAACAATGATCTTAGTTGATCATCCTAATGTCCTCAAATCGCATTGTTCCTTTGTTAGTGATCATAATTTGTGGGTTGTCATGCCATTCATGGCCGGGGGTTCTTGTCTTCACATTTTGAAAGCTGCATACCCTGATGGTTTTGAGGAAGTAGTTATAGCCACTATATTACGCGAGATTTTGAAGGGTTTAGAGTATCTGCATCATCATGGCCACATTCATCGAGATGTCAAA GCTGGGAATATTTTGATTGATTCACGCGGTGCAATCAAACTTGGAGACTTTGGCGTCTCTGCTTGCCTTTTTGATAACGGTGATAGGCAACGGATGCGGAATACATTTGTGGGAACACCTTGTTG GATGGCACCAGAGGTTATGGAGCAACTACATGGttatgatttcaa GGCTGACATCTGGTCTTTTGGTATAACTGCATTGGAGCTTGCCCATGGTCATGCTCCTTTCTCAAAGTATCCTCCAATGAAG GTACTGCTTATGACCTTGCAAAATGCACCGCCTGGTCTTGATTATGAAAGGGATAGGAAATTCTCCAAG TCTTTTAAGCAAATGATTGCTAGTTGCTTGGTAAAGGATCCTTCAAAACGACCTTCTGCCAAGAAGTTGCTGAAGCATTCTTTCTTCAAGCAAGCTCGGTCAAATGATTATATTGCACGAACACTTCTAGAGGGGCTGCCCGCTCTTGGTGATCGCATTAAGGAATTAAAG AGAAAGGAAGAATATATGCTTGCCCAAAAGAAAATGCCAGATGGTCAAAAGGAGGAACTTTCGCAG AATGAATACAAAAGAGGAATTAGTGGTTGGAACTTCAATCTTGAGGATATGAAGGCTCAAGCTTCTCTG ATCCAGGATGTTGATGAGCCTACTCCTGATAGTAGTCAGATGGGGAGTTCTAACTCTCTGAGTACTCTTGATACGCAACAAAAGCAATCACAATGTCAAAACTTATACCCAGTTGCAGATACG GAAGATAATGATGTGATTCCGAACCAACAAGCTTCTCTTGCATTTGTTAACACCACTTTTTACGATGCCAG AGTTAGAAATGACAAATCGGATGATGACTCTAGCATAGCCAGTTCTGGCCATGAACTACATATGTCAAGGAATTCTTCACCTCATAGCCTTGAAAGCAATTTGAGTGAAAAGCCTAATGTAGATAACATTGGAAGAATGATGGATCCTATGGCTGGGAATACTCATCATAGAAGGCAATTCTCAACAGGCAGTTTTATTTTGTCAGAAGTCAATGATACAGTTACAAAAGGAGAgag TGAGAAACTGCAAAACCAGCCTCAAAGTCATTCAGATGGCATTGCAGCAGTTCCACAACTAGCAGATGATATGCTTTCAGAGGTTCCTCTTAAAGCATCTAAATCACCAG CAAATACTGATGAACTAGATGAGAAAGCAAAGGCACCAGTTGTTCAGCAGAAAGGACGCTTCAAAGTCACATCCGAGAATGTTGAACTGGAAAAG GTCGTTCCTATTCCTTTATTGCAAAAGAGTCACAGCTTGCAG GTGATTAGCATGAATCCCGCAAATTCTCTGCAATCAGCTCTTCCATCACCCTTACCACCATCACCACTAACATCACCTTCTGATGTCATCTCACCAGCTCTTTCGGGCTATTCTCTTTTCCCTCTGTTAAACTCTATTTTGCAGACAAATATTATACAAAGG GAGAATATTCTTACTTTAATGAAGCAAATTGCTCCTGGAGATTTCACAG CCAACCGTTCAGCGGATGGAGGATCCACCCAGGCTACTAATGGGATAGAGAAACCTTTG CTTCAAGCTAATGAAAGGGAGACGGAGTTAGTTAATGAAATATCTGAGTTGCATAAGAG GCTCATGATTGCCCAAGACGAGctacaaaaattaaaattagatcCGGCTTAA
- the LOC112188417 gene encoding serine/threonine-protein kinase BLUS1 isoform X1, whose amino-acid sequence MEKKKYPIGPEHYTLYEEVGQGVSASVHRAVCKPFNEVVAIKILDFERDNCDLNNISREAQTMILVDHPNVLKSHCSFVSDHNLWVVMPFMAGGSCLHILKAAYPDGFEEVVIATILREILKGLEYLHHHGHIHRDVKAGNILIDSRGAIKLGDFGVSACLFDNGDRQRMRNTFVGTPCWMAPEVMEQLHGYDFKADIWSFGITALELAHGHAPFSKYPPMKVLLMTLQNAPPGLDYERDRKFSKSFKQMIASCLVKDPSKRPSAKKLLKHSFFKQARSNDYIARTLLEGLPALGDRIKELKRKEEYMLAQKKMPDGQKEELSQNEYKRGISGWNFNLEDMKAQASLIQDVDEPTPDSSQMGSSNSLSTLDTQQKQSQCQNLYPVADTEDNDVIPNQQASLAFVNTTFYDARVRNDKSDDDSSIASSGHELHMSRNSSPHSLESNLSEKPNVDNIGRMMDPMAGNTHHRRQFSTGSFILSEVNDTVTKGESEKLQNQPQSHSDGIAAVPQLADDMLSEVPLKASKSPANTDELDEKAKAPVVQQKGRFKVTSENVELEKVVSVVPIPLLQKSHSLQVRSFEVISMNPANSLQSALPSPLPPSPLTSPSDVISPALSGYSLFPLLNSILQTNIIQRENILTLMKQIAPGDFTANRSADGGSTQATNGIEKPLLQANERETELVNEISELHKRLMIAQDELQKLKLDPA is encoded by the exons atggagaagaagaaatatCCGATAGGACCCGAGCACTACACGCTCTACGAGGAGGTCGGCCAAGGTGTAAGCGCCTCCGTACACCGTGCTGTATGTAAGCCCTTCAATGAGGTTGTTGCCATCAAAATCCTCGACTTCGAAAGAGATAATTGTGATCTG AATAATATATCACGTGAAGCGCAAACAATGATCTTAGTTGATCATCCTAATGTCCTCAAATCGCATTGTTCCTTTGTTAGTGATCATAATTTGTGGGTTGTCATGCCATTCATGGCCGGGGGTTCTTGTCTTCACATTTTGAAAGCTGCATACCCTGATGGTTTTGAGGAAGTAGTTATAGCCACTATATTACGCGAGATTTTGAAGGGTTTAGAGTATCTGCATCATCATGGCCACATTCATCGAGATGTCAAA GCTGGGAATATTTTGATTGATTCACGCGGTGCAATCAAACTTGGAGACTTTGGCGTCTCTGCTTGCCTTTTTGATAACGGTGATAGGCAACGGATGCGGAATACATTTGTGGGAACACCTTGTTG GATGGCACCAGAGGTTATGGAGCAACTACATGGttatgatttcaa GGCTGACATCTGGTCTTTTGGTATAACTGCATTGGAGCTTGCCCATGGTCATGCTCCTTTCTCAAAGTATCCTCCAATGAAG GTACTGCTTATGACCTTGCAAAATGCACCGCCTGGTCTTGATTATGAAAGGGATAGGAAATTCTCCAAG TCTTTTAAGCAAATGATTGCTAGTTGCTTGGTAAAGGATCCTTCAAAACGACCTTCTGCCAAGAAGTTGCTGAAGCATTCTTTCTTCAAGCAAGCTCGGTCAAATGATTATATTGCACGAACACTTCTAGAGGGGCTGCCCGCTCTTGGTGATCGCATTAAGGAATTAAAG AGAAAGGAAGAATATATGCTTGCCCAAAAGAAAATGCCAGATGGTCAAAAGGAGGAACTTTCGCAG AATGAATACAAAAGAGGAATTAGTGGTTGGAACTTCAATCTTGAGGATATGAAGGCTCAAGCTTCTCTG ATCCAGGATGTTGATGAGCCTACTCCTGATAGTAGTCAGATGGGGAGTTCTAACTCTCTGAGTACTCTTGATACGCAACAAAAGCAATCACAATGTCAAAACTTATACCCAGTTGCAGATACG GAAGATAATGATGTGATTCCGAACCAACAAGCTTCTCTTGCATTTGTTAACACCACTTTTTACGATGCCAG AGTTAGAAATGACAAATCGGATGATGACTCTAGCATAGCCAGTTCTGGCCATGAACTACATATGTCAAGGAATTCTTCACCTCATAGCCTTGAAAGCAATTTGAGTGAAAAGCCTAATGTAGATAACATTGGAAGAATGATGGATCCTATGGCTGGGAATACTCATCATAGAAGGCAATTCTCAACAGGCAGTTTTATTTTGTCAGAAGTCAATGATACAGTTACAAAAGGAGAgag TGAGAAACTGCAAAACCAGCCTCAAAGTCATTCAGATGGCATTGCAGCAGTTCCACAACTAGCAGATGATATGCTTTCAGAGGTTCCTCTTAAAGCATCTAAATCACCAG CAAATACTGATGAACTAGATGAGAAAGCAAAGGCACCAGTTGTTCAGCAGAAAGGACGCTTCAAAGTCACATCCGAGAATGTTGAACTGGAAAAGGTTGTTTCA GTCGTTCCTATTCCTTTATTGCAAAAGAGTCACAGCTTGCAGGTTCGTAGTTTTGAG GTGATTAGCATGAATCCCGCAAATTCTCTGCAATCAGCTCTTCCATCACCCTTACCACCATCACCACTAACATCACCTTCTGATGTCATCTCACCAGCTCTTTCGGGCTATTCTCTTTTCCCTCTGTTAAACTCTATTTTGCAGACAAATATTATACAAAGG GAGAATATTCTTACTTTAATGAAGCAAATTGCTCCTGGAGATTTCACAG CCAACCGTTCAGCGGATGGAGGATCCACCCAGGCTACTAATGGGATAGAGAAACCTTTG CTTCAAGCTAATGAAAGGGAGACGGAGTTAGTTAATGAAATATCTGAGTTGCATAAGAG GCTCATGATTGCCCAAGACGAGctacaaaaattaaaattagatcCGGCTTAA